The following nucleotide sequence is from Thiohalomonas denitrificans.
GAGGGGCTTTTCTGCGGCCTATCGGCCATGCGCCGGCTCGCTTACCGGTATGGCGTGCTGCGCATTCACCGATGTGCCGTCCCCGTGATTGTGGTGGGCAATCTCACGGTCGGGGGTACCGGGAAGACGCCCCTGGTGGCACGCCTGGCCGTGCTGCTGCAGCAGGCGGGGTACCGGCCCGGCATCGTCAGCCGCGGTTATGGGGGAAGGGCCAGAGAGTGGCCGCAGGCAGTAAGCGGTGACAGTAACCCCCACCATGTAGGTGATGAACCGGTACTGCTCGCCCGAACCACCGGCTGCCCGGTCATGGCCGGTCCGGACAGGGCGGCCGCCGCCGACGCACTGGTGCAGCAGGGCGTGGATGCCATCATTAGCGATGACGGCCTGCAGCACTATCGTCTTGGCCGGTCAGTGGAGATCGCCGTGCTGGATGGCAAACGCCGCGCCGGAAACGGGCACTGCCTTCCCGCCGGGCCCCTCCGGGAGCGGACGAATCGCCTCGGTACAGTGGATTGGGTGGTGGTCAACGGCGAACCTGCGAGCGATAGCGAACAGTGCATGACCTTTGTTCCCGGTAGATTGCACCGCATCGATGGCTCCGAGAGCGAAGGCCCTCTGAAGGATTGGGCGGGGAAGAGCGTGCACGCCGTGGCCGGTATCGGTCATCCCGAACGTTTTTTTGCTATGCTCAAGCGCGCCGGACTGAAGGTGACAGCTCACCCGTTTGCCGATCACCATCCCTACGAACCATCCGATTTGGCATTCAAGGATGATCGGCCGGTGTTAATGACGGAAAAGGATGCGGTCAAATGCC
It contains:
- the lpxK gene encoding tetraacyldisaccharide 4'-kinase, which encodes MGARLQELWYRRRLVPALWPLLPLEGLFCGLSAMRRLAYRYGVLRIHRCAVPVIVVGNLTVGGTGKTPLVARLAVLLQQAGYRPGIVSRGYGGRAREWPQAVSGDSNPHHVGDEPVLLARTTGCPVMAGPDRAAAADALVQQGVDAIISDDGLQHYRLGRSVEIAVLDGKRRAGNGHCLPAGPLRERTNRLGTVDWVVVNGEPASDSEQCMTFVPGRLHRIDGSESEGPLKDWAGKSVHAVAGIGHPERFFAMLKRAGLKVTAHPFADHHPYEPSDLAFKDDRPVLMTEKDAVKCRSFAQPHWWTVPVTAELDAAFESELLRQINNKR